The Polymorphobacter megasporae genome window below encodes:
- the rseP gene encoding RIP metalloprotease RseP, with the protein METMPQPSLILTLATFAVVIGVLVFIHEFGHYLAGRIFGVKADAFSIGFGREIVGWTDRRGTRWKVGLLPLGGYVKFAGDMNAASEAADVTEATPAERAVMFQSKPLWQRAIVILAGPLTNFAFAIAVFAAFFAIYGHAFTPARVAKVVAGSPAERAGFVAGDRIVTLDNAPVERFEDVIRVVTMSTGVPIDAEVDRAGKRLHLTVRPKIIDEIDRFGNHYQQGQLGVGSGGRIVVKVAPPVALGYAIKEVWLLTGTMADGIVDVVTGRRAVTELGGPIKIAQISGQQAALGLPNLVQFMALISINLGFINLLPVPMLDGGHLFLYAVEAVRRRPLAPKVQEFAFMSGFAALLSLMVFLTWNDLAAVGVWQHLSGLFG; encoded by the coding sequence ATGGAGACGATGCCGCAACCGAGCCTGATCCTCACGCTTGCAACCTTCGCCGTCGTCATCGGTGTCCTCGTCTTCATCCACGAGTTCGGCCACTACCTTGCAGGACGCATCTTCGGGGTAAAGGCCGACGCTTTTTCGATCGGGTTCGGGCGCGAGATCGTCGGCTGGACCGACCGCCGCGGGACACGCTGGAAGGTTGGACTGCTGCCGCTCGGCGGGTATGTCAAATTCGCGGGGGACATGAACGCAGCGAGCGAAGCTGCTGATGTCACTGAAGCGACCCCAGCGGAACGCGCGGTGATGTTTCAATCGAAACCGTTGTGGCAGCGGGCGATCGTCATTCTCGCTGGACCGCTCACCAATTTTGCTTTCGCGATCGCTGTATTCGCGGCTTTCTTCGCGATCTACGGGCATGCCTTCACGCCCGCACGCGTGGCGAAAGTCGTCGCCGGGAGCCCTGCCGAGCGCGCCGGGTTCGTCGCAGGGGACCGTATCGTCACGCTCGACAACGCGCCGGTCGAGCGCTTCGAAGACGTCATTCGCGTCGTGACGATGAGCACCGGCGTTCCCATTGATGCCGAGGTCGATCGCGCCGGGAAGCGCCTCCACCTGACGGTGCGCCCTAAAATCATCGATGAAATCGACCGCTTCGGCAATCACTACCAGCAGGGCCAGCTCGGCGTCGGTAGCGGCGGGCGGATCGTGGTCAAGGTCGCACCGCCCGTCGCGCTCGGCTACGCTATCAAGGAAGTCTGGCTGCTTACCGGGACGATGGCCGATGGTATCGTCGATGTCGTCACTGGCCGTCGCGCCGTTACCGAACTTGGCGGGCCGATCAAGATCGCGCAGATTTCGGGCCAGCAGGCGGCGCTCGGGTTGCCCAACCTCGTGCAGTTCATGGCGCTAATCTCGATTAATCTCGGATTCATCAATCTCCTGCCAGTTCCGATGCTGGACGGGGGGCATCTGTTCCTCTACGCGGTCGAAGCCGTCCGTCGGCGACCCTTGGCACCGAAGGTTCAGGAATTTGCCTTCATGTCGGGGTTTGCCGCACTTTTGTCGCTGATGGTTTTCCTGACGTGGAACGATCTGGCTGCGGTCGGTGTCTGGCAGCACCTTTCGGGGCTGTTCGGGTGA
- the bamA gene encoding outer membrane protein assembly factor BamA has protein sequence MLPASRRTAPSRAARLTLALLAGTSLSHAAVAQVAPAIDVAAPADSFPTPVPNTSGTVRAIIVKGTERLEPETVRSYINLDVGDAYDRDRLDKALKEIYASELFADATILDDNGTLTITVKENPVINRVLIEGAKRVKEEKVREEVRLAPRQIFTRSKARADVSRILEVYRRGGRFAAAVEPKIVQLDQNRVDVVFEISEGSKSKVRQINILGNTKFKDGVLRNSMATRQARPWRIFASNDTYDPDRLAYDQQKLRQFYLTQGYADFRVVSAVAELTPDRKDFIVTYVVDEGERYKFGDLKIESDIRDIKAETFEKLLTEKKGDWYNAQKIENTVDTLQETAGLLGYAFADIRPQFNRDKDKREMNIVFQIAEAPRVYVEKININGNVRTKDDVIRREFRLAEGDAFNTFKVKRTRDRLQGLGFFQDKLEIEQKPGSTPDKVVLEANVQEKSTGELQISAGFSSLERFILSGSITQRNFRGKAQELRLSANISSYSKSIEAGFTEPYLFGRNLALGFDLFRRDYNAFNTLADNSRNTTYSQTTTGGQLRLGFAITEFWAASLRYGLTFDKVTLDQATYYTNGVCDPLLAGRYLCDSLGSYTTSSVGYSLIYNSVNNPVKPSRGQRFVFSQDLAGVGFGVNYLRTRLNYDWYHPLFGDSSGFVLNIGGEGGYIFGYGGQAVRLTDRFFLGEGQLRGFGIRGVGPRVVRKTLNADGSVSADTTTFTDDSIGGEAYYRGRIEIQIPLGAAGAELGLRPSIFTDVGAVFKVAQPTLICQQPPATAKQLPASLNCSANTGGTGFQEFFYGNSAKPRLAVGAGVSWNSPFGPFRFDLAKALLKQEGDQPKLFQFNVGTQF, from the coding sequence ATGCTGCCGGCATCGCGTCGTACCGCGCCAAGCCGGGCCGCGCGCCTGACGCTTGCGTTGCTCGCCGGAACATCACTGAGCCATGCCGCAGTCGCGCAAGTTGCTCCGGCAATCGACGTCGCCGCGCCCGCTGACAGTTTTCCGACTCCTGTTCCGAACACGTCGGGCACGGTCCGCGCGATCATCGTCAAGGGGACCGAGCGTCTCGAGCCCGAGACGGTCCGGTCGTATATTAACCTCGACGTCGGGGACGCGTACGACCGCGATCGGCTCGACAAGGCGTTGAAGGAAATTTACGCGAGCGAGTTGTTCGCCGACGCGACGATTTTGGACGACAACGGCACGCTGACGATCACCGTCAAGGAGAACCCGGTGATCAACCGCGTGCTCATCGAGGGCGCGAAGCGGGTCAAGGAAGAGAAAGTCCGCGAGGAAGTTCGCCTTGCTCCGCGCCAGATCTTCACGCGCTCGAAGGCGCGCGCCGACGTCAGCCGCATCCTCGAAGTTTATCGTCGCGGCGGGCGCTTCGCTGCCGCAGTCGAACCTAAGATCGTCCAGCTCGACCAGAACCGCGTCGACGTCGTTTTCGAGATCAGTGAAGGATCGAAGTCGAAGGTCCGACAGATCAACATTCTCGGCAACACCAAGTTCAAGGACGGCGTGTTGCGCAACTCGATGGCGACGCGTCAGGCGCGCCCGTGGCGTATCTTTGCGTCGAACGACACGTACGACCCTGACCGCTTGGCCTACGACCAACAAAAGCTGCGTCAGTTCTACCTGACCCAGGGGTACGCCGACTTCCGCGTCGTTTCGGCGGTCGCTGAACTGACTCCGGATCGCAAGGACTTCATCGTCACCTACGTCGTCGATGAGGGCGAGCGCTACAAGTTCGGCGACCTGAAGATCGAGAGCGATATCCGCGACATCAAGGCGGAAACGTTCGAGAAATTGCTGACCGAGAAGAAGGGCGACTGGTACAACGCCCAGAAGATCGAGAACACGGTCGACACGCTGCAGGAAACTGCAGGGTTGCTCGGCTATGCATTCGCCGACATTCGGCCGCAGTTCAATCGCGACAAAGACAAGCGCGAGATGAACATCGTGTTTCAGATCGCGGAAGCACCGCGCGTCTACGTCGAGAAGATCAACATCAACGGCAACGTCCGCACCAAGGACGACGTCATTCGCCGCGAGTTCCGCTTGGCCGAAGGCGACGCGTTCAACACCTTTAAGGTCAAGCGCACCCGGGACCGACTCCAAGGTCTCGGCTTCTTCCAGGACAAGCTCGAGATCGAGCAGAAGCCCGGATCGACGCCCGACAAGGTCGTCCTCGAGGCGAACGTCCAGGAGAAGTCGACCGGCGAACTGCAGATCTCGGCGGGTTTCTCGAGCCTCGAGCGCTTCATCCTGTCGGGCTCAATCACCCAGCGCAACTTCCGCGGCAAGGCTCAGGAGCTTCGCCTTTCGGCAAATATCTCGAGCTACTCGAAGTCGATCGAGGCGGGCTTCACCGAGCCATATCTGTTCGGCCGCAACCTCGCACTCGGTTTCGACCTATTCCGTCGCGATTACAACGCGTTCAACACGCTTGCCGATAATTCGCGCAACACGACCTATTCGCAGACGACGACCGGCGGCCAGCTCCGCCTCGGCTTCGCGATCACGGAATTCTGGGCGGCGTCGCTGCGCTACGGCCTGACCTTCGACAAGGTCACGCTCGATCAGGCGACGTATTACACCAACGGCGTCTGCGACCCGCTGCTCGCTGGCCGCTACCTGTGCGATTCGCTCGGCAGCTACACGACGTCGTCGGTCGGCTACAGCCTGATCTACAATAGCGTGAACAATCCGGTGAAGCCGAGCCGCGGCCAGCGCTTTGTCTTCAGCCAGGACCTCGCGGGCGTCGGCTTCGGCGTCAATTACCTGCGGACCCGGCTCAATTACGACTGGTATCACCCGTTGTTCGGCGACAGCAGCGGCTTCGTCCTCAACATCGGCGGCGAGGGCGGCTACATCTTCGGCTACGGCGGGCAGGCTGTCCGGCTGACCGACCGCTTCTTCCTCGGTGAAGGCCAGTTGCGCGGGTTCGGTATCCGCGGTGTCGGTCCGCGCGTCGTTCGCAAGACCCTCAACGCCGATGGAAGTGTCTCGGCAGATACGACGACCTTCACCGACGACTCGATCGGTGGTGAGGCGTATTACCGCGGCCGCATCGAGATCCAGATCCCGCTAGGTGCTGCCGGTGCCGAACTCGGCCTGCGTCCGTCGATCTTTACCGACGTCGGCGCTGTCTTCAAGGTTGCCCAGCCGACGTTGATCTGTCAGCAGCCACCGGCAACGGCCAAGCAACTTCCGGCCAGCCTGAACTGCAGCGCTAATACCGGTGGGACCGGCTTCCAGGAGTTCTTCTACGGCAACTCCGCCAAACCTCGTCTGGCGGTCGGCGCGGGTGTCTCGTGGAACTCACCGTTCGGTCCGTTCCGCTTCGACCTCGCCAAGGCGTTGTTGAAACAAGAAGGCGATCAGCCCAAACTCTTCCAATTCAACGTAGGGACGCAATTCTAA
- a CDS encoding 1-deoxy-D-xylulose-5-phosphate reductoisomerase: MSPRGITVLGATGSVGASTLDLIKRAPAHWKVEALTAHRDVAGLASAARAVGAALAVVADETCYAALKVALAGSGIEVAAGASALCDAARRPAEVVLSAIVGAAGLPPTLAAVERGATLAIANKETLVCAGDLVRAAAKASGSVLLPVDSEHNAIFQVFDHARPERVTRVILTASGGPFRTASIETMRAATPQQACNHPVWSMGAKISVDSATLMNKGLELIEAHHLFPVTADQLEVIVHPQSVVHSFVEYIDGSMLAQLGSPDMRTPIAYCLAWPERMATPSARLDLAAVARLEFEAPDFERFPALGLAWAALRIGGSAPAVLNAANEVAVAGFLAGQIGFLDIAAIVADTLDCLDAAPIASLDEVVAIDARARIEATRLMAERMR; encoded by the coding sequence ATGAGCCCGCGCGGAATTACCGTTCTCGGCGCGACCGGGTCGGTCGGGGCGTCGACGCTCGACCTGATCAAGCGCGCGCCCGCTCATTGGAAGGTCGAAGCGCTTACGGCCCACCGCGATGTCGCCGGGTTGGCAAGTGCGGCGCGTGCCGTCGGCGCAGCATTGGCAGTCGTCGCCGACGAGACCTGCTACGCCGCGCTTAAGGTCGCGCTCGCCGGGAGCGGCATTGAGGTCGCGGCAGGTGCAAGCGCGCTCTGCGATGCCGCACGGCGACCTGCCGAGGTCGTCCTCTCGGCGATCGTCGGCGCGGCGGGCTTGCCGCCGACGCTCGCAGCGGTCGAGCGGGGCGCGACGCTCGCCATAGCCAACAAGGAAACCTTGGTCTGCGCGGGCGATCTCGTGCGCGCGGCAGCGAAAGCATCGGGGTCGGTCCTGCTGCCGGTCGATTCCGAGCATAATGCGATTTTCCAAGTGTTCGACCACGCGCGGCCCGAGCGCGTCACGCGGGTCATCCTGACGGCATCGGGCGGTCCGTTCCGGACCGCCTCGATCGAGACGATGCGTGCGGCGACCCCGCAGCAGGCATGCAATCATCCGGTCTGGTCAATGGGCGCGAAGATCTCGGTCGATTCAGCGACGCTGATGAACAAGGGACTCGAGCTGATCGAGGCGCATCATCTGTTCCCGGTCACCGCCGACCAACTCGAGGTCATCGTCCACCCGCAGTCAGTCGTCCACAGCTTCGTCGAATACATCGACGGGTCGATGCTCGCGCAGCTCGGGTCCCCCGATATGCGGACCCCAATCGCCTACTGCCTCGCGTGGCCCGAGCGTATGGCGACGCCGAGCGCGCGGCTCGACCTCGCGGCCGTCGCGCGGCTCGAGTTCGAAGCGCCAGACTTCGAGCGCTTCCCTGCGCTCGGCCTCGCATGGGCGGCGCTTCGTATCGGCGGATCGGCGCCCGCGGTGCTCAACGCCGCAAATGAGGTTGCCGTCGCGGGCTTCCTCGCCGGTCAGATCGGCTTTCTTGATATCGCCGCAATCGTCGCGGATACCCTCGATTGCCTCGATGCCGCACCGATCGCGTCGCTCGACGAGGTCGTGGCGATCGATGCCCGCGCTCGCATCGAGGCGACGCGGCTCATGGCGGAGAGGATGCGCTGA